The Canis lupus familiaris isolate Mischka breed German Shepherd chromosome 7, alternate assembly UU_Cfam_GSD_1.0, whole genome shotgun sequence nucleotide sequence CCACTGGAAAACTTCCCCCCACTGTAGACCCCCTACCTGCTGTAGACTCAGGTTCCCCTACTGTAGACCCTTCCCACTGTAGACTCTCCCCCCATTGTAAAGTCAGGTCCCTCCCACTGTAGACCTCTCCTACTGTACACTCAGGTCCCCCACTGTAGAATTCCCCCCTCCCTTGTCAACTCAGGTCCCCTGtagaccgcccccccccccccccgggctgttGAGACCCCCCTGCTGTGGACTCAGGTTCCCCCTTCATTCCCAGACCCCTCCTTTCTCCCCAGCTGGGGTTCTCTGCCTTGACCAGGCAGTGGCAGGGTGCCCCATCCCCCGCATTGTGCCCTGGTTACTCACAGATGTAGTAGTAGGTTTCTCCAGGCAAGAACTCAAAGCCAAGGGAGAAGGGTGTGAAGCGTTGAATTTTTTCGGAGAACCGGACAGGTCCAAAGGGAGCAAAGGGGAGGGCACACTCCCAGCGTTTGAAGgcacctgggccctgggcctggcaggCCTCATAGCCTGGCCGGTCCACCATATATAAAGCGAATGTCTCAGGGCCGCCAGGGGGCCCTGGGCCCTCGTAGTGTGGACAGAAGATATCTAGGTAATCGTTGAGGTCCAGCTCGACCACGGCGTCTCCTCCCAGTAGCCTGCAGGCATAAGGCAGGTAAAGCAGGTGTGGGCTGAAGGGGCAGGTGCAGCTCGCCTGGGGCACTAGGGTCAGAAAGACCTCCCCGAGATACCTGccagcctctcccccacccacgAGGGAGGGAGCAGCTCAGgaaggcctcagtttcccagccTGACAATTCTTGAGACAGAGCCAAGAAATGAGGGAAGTAACCAATTCGCAGGCATTGGGGGGTGTAGGGACTCAGTGCCCAGGACTGTGGGGCTCAAGGGTAACAGGGCCACTCAGCACACCCTACATCTTCAGGTTGGCGCTGCCACCAGCTCTCTGGCTCCAGTGCCCAGCAGAGGGCCTGACATAGCCTTGTGCACTTGCTAGATGTTTGCTGGGCATCTGCTGCAAAGACACTGGGGCATAGGGGCGGCGGTGTGATCTGGGCCCGCAGTGCAGTCACCGGCTGCAGGGACTGAGGTCTCTTcgacagaagcagggggaggaagcCTACTTGATAGCTCTCAATCCAATACTGACAAGAAGActgacatcaaaaaaaaaaaaaaaagagagagagagagaggattgagAGGGGGGgggcttgttttttctttttccttttcaggacAAGGAAATGTCAGACATGGAAGGGAGGCACCTCCAGATATCCACTCATCTTTGGCCTACTCAGGACTCCCTTCCCAACCTCTTGGGAATGGCCTGTGGGAGCCAGGATGGAAGAGCTGGGATAGGTTGCCCCCCACAGCATTACACATTATGAGCCTCCTTCCGCCTTCACTACCACACACAGTCCAGCCTGACTTATGAGCGCCCCCTCTAGCCATGCCACAATGGGTGGTCTAAGGACCACCTGTATCTGAAGTTCTGatcagaaatgcagattcctgggttcAGCTCAGTGGGATAGGACCAAAGCTGAGCCTTGGTCTGATGGTTCCACAGCATCCCGAGCACCGGGAAATGGGTCCTGCCCCaacgctcaataaatatttgcagattgCATGAATGAGCCAGAAACCTCAGGGTTGGGGGCTAGGAACctgaatttctaacaagttttCCAAGGGATTCGGAGGCACTGGTCTGGAACCAAGGGGGATGTGGCCCTGGGAGCACAATGGCTGTGATCACGTGCTGCGGGTATTGTAATGACCCTCTTCATGCCTGCCGGCCCTGGGGGTCTCTTGGGCTCTCAGAGGCTAGAGCTGGGGTCCCATCTGCTATAGCTAGCATCCTAGCACATGTCCTGGCACGCGGCACACTGCGTCCAAACGCTGgtgagtgaacaaatgaacagAGTCACAGATTGGCTTCGAGGAGAAAATCAGAAAGGCaagcagatggaaaagcagagagagacagggagaactgcgcagagaaatgaaaacagtccAAAATACCGAGGTTCAAAGGCTCgggagaaagaaataatagtttGTATCTGAACAGCCGACACCTCTCTCCCACACGCGACCTCAGCCCGCCCGCCTGATTTCCCAGAATACCAGGTGGTattagcccattttacagatgaggtaagTGAGGTTACGGAGTCAAACGACTTGCCCGAAGGTGATTCAGCTGGAGGAGCAGGGCCGAGACAGGACAGAAATAGAAGGACGGAGGATGATGGAGATGAACGCAGAAGCGAATGGGATCAGGAGGCCGAGCGAGCAGGAGGGTACAGCACGTTCTTTCCCGAGAGTGAagccccctcccttcctctccagacCGCCCGCCCCAGCTCCGGCCGGAGGCGGGTGGAACAGCGGGAGAGCAGGGAGaagcgagggggcggggcccggagcgcAGGCCAGGGGCCCCCCAGCTCCCGGCTCCTAGATCCCACTTTCCGCTTTCGGAGCGGGGGTCCTCCGCCCGCCCCCCAACACGCGCGGGCGGGGGGAGCCTCGGGCGCGCctcgcccctccctccccctccccccgccggctCAAACAAAGGAGCCCCGGCGCGCGGCCGGGCCCAGGCGGCGCCGCGCACAGAACCAGAGTGGGGCGCGCGCAGGGGCCGGGAGCGCGCAGGCCCGGGCCGCGGTCGGCCGGGTTCGGCCCGGCTACCTGGGGTTACTGGAGTTCCAGTAGACAGCGTGGCGGAGGCCGGAGCCCCCGCGCAGCGGGGAGCTGAGGAGCGCGGCCCAGAGGACAGTccgcagcaggggcagcagccgCATCGCCCCTGGGGTCCGCTCTGGTCTGGTCCGGCCGGTACCGGCCCGCTCCGCCGCCGCGGCGAGAAAGGTAcaaagtggaggtgggggggtgcgGAACGGGGGGTGGGGTGCGGAGACTCGCGGGCCACGCCTCCGGGTAACTTTCCACCAATGGGGGCGCGCCCCCGCCTCCCGACTCCGAGCCAACTCCTGTTAACCCTCCGTGCGCCGAGGCGCACGCCGGGCTCTCCACGCTCCCACCCCGGCTGCCCCGCGTCGCGAGGGGCGGGCAGGGCCACGCGTGCACCGTCTGCGAGTTCGTTTTAGGGAGGTCGCGTCTTTCGTGTCTGCGTTCGTACCGGGTAGGGAGCCTCATCACACATTTGGAAGATTTAATAGGGGCACGCCGCCTTTGGCCAGAAAGAGGAAAAGTGGGGCACGCGCGAGGATCCACGAAGCCCGTCCGGGGCCACCTTAGGGGGTACTGCCCATCTTTCCTTGACCATCCAGGGGTAGCGCGAGGGGAAGGGACACATCGCCTCCTGGGactcccccacccgccccccttCCAGAGCCTTCGCGGGGAGCTCGTGCCCACCTGAGGGTTGGCGCCTATCTCTTCCCGCCCCACACCTTCGTTCTGGGCTGGGGGCTCGCGCGGCCCCATTCCCGAAGCTGAAATAATGAGGCGGTGCGGTGGCGGCCTGTACAAAGCACCTTTGTTCCCAAGCCCTCAGGTGGGGCAGGCGAGGGGGAGGCGGCAGGTGCACGGCCTTGGGATCGTGGGAGCCGCCGCCCCGCTCCGCCCCGGCTCCGGGGCGCTGAGAACACCAGCCAGATCCACTTTTCCCAGCCACTGGTCGGAGGGTGGGGACGGCGGGTCCAACAGCTGGGCCGCTTTGTGGACAGCCGTCCGTGGGGTCGTGCAGCCTTGAGGGCGAGGACTCGGCGGCAGGGAGCGGCACAGGTCTTACAAGCTCTCTGCAGTCCTGGCTGCGCAGAGTCGTCGCAGACCAGGCAGAAAGCTACCGCGAGCGTCCGGGGAATACACGCGGACCCAGCCCCGGACGCTCGCCCTCGTTCGAGGCGGCAGCGCCTCCTGGCGGCCAGCCCTGGAACCGCAGCAGGGCGCGCGGCCTTCCCGGAGCGGAGAAAAGTCCCAGGCACGCTCCCCAGACCTCACGTTTATTGCACCAGAGCAGGTACCGGCTGTGGGCACCCCCTCGGCCCAGTCTGgcacccagcccctccccacctcccgccACAGGCTTCGTGGGCGGGTCGGCGCGCAGGAGTGCTGGGGGTCTGAAGGTGCCTACTCCGCAGCGACCAGGCTCCGGCTCCTTCGGTCATCGCGGGGCACTCCCAGGGCCGGTCCGCCCCTGGAAGTCCTACgtcggggctgaaggcagcggaACCTCAGCAGAGGTCAGAGGTAGAGCGAGGAGGACGCTGCTGGGGGCGGCGGCGCAGGCCTGGGGTGCGGGAAGCCCAGAAAAAAGGTCAGAAGTCCCCCTTTCCGCAGACCATTAGcgcccctccgcgcccctccGAGCCTACCTGGACGGTACCACTAGAGGCGGGATTCCAGCTCCTGGGCCAGGCAGGTCACCCGAAGGGCCCCGGCCCTGGGGGTTGGCAGGCAGTGGCTTCCTCGGGGGAGGGGGCTTGGCAGGCCCctgagggtgagagagaaagcaggaggctGGCTTGGGAGGAGATGTCATATTGCCCACTCCTGTTGCTGGGGGACCCCAGCTTGTGGGGTCGGCTCCAGAGGTCACCTTTGTTTCCACACAAACCTGTCACCGTTAAAGGACACCGGGGGTGTGTGTCCTCACACACAGAGGGGGCATCTCGCCATGGCCACCACTGCCAGGACAATAAGCACCACAGccctgggtgggggagaggctgcACCCTTCTCTCCCCACACTGTTACCTTCGGGTGCCTCACCATCGGGTCAGCGGGCAGAGGGCGGGTGGGGGGATTGGGCCGGTCAGCCAGCTCAGCCTGGACAGAGAGATGGGCAGTGCTGTGAGAGCATGGCCAGGGGCAAGTGAGCATGCAGTGGTTTTCTTGAGGGGTTCAGTTCAACATGCAAAGTCAGCCAGGGGGCAGGAGAGAATGGGGACATGAGCACAGGGCTTGGGGTTCTGCCAGCAGAAGCCTCAGGGGAGGAAGGGATGGGTCACAGCGGTGTCCCGGGCCGGCTGCAGTCCTGCCACTGACCACCAGGTGGTGGTAGAAAACAAGGCAGGAGGCTCACCCTTTGCTGCTGCTGGGGCTCAGAGTGTCTGCAGGCCAAGGGGCACCCTGGTCCCCTCACAGAGAGCGCTACTGGCAGGGGACAGGGGTGGGAACTGCAGCTGGGCACCAAgcctcccacctgccctgggtCAGGGCGGGGCCTGGCCTGGATTTACCTGGAGTCTCTTGGGCACAGGGTCAGGAGGCAGCGGTCTGGAGGGGGGTGCTGGGAAGCCAAGAATACCAGCCTGctgagagagcaggaggagcaggcaggcagggtggggtggggaaggggagagggatcAGAGAGATGTGAGCAGAGAGGGGTTAGTGCCTGGGGAGgggcagccagggccccaggggaggTGGAAACTGTGCATGCGGTTATTCAGTTGCATGCAGAGGGGGGTGACCAGTGGTGGGGTGAGCATGCAGACCACCTCCACACACATACCCCGTCATCAGCTCCAGAGGGCTTGCGGGGCGTGCAGCAGCCCTTCTACACATGGTGACCTGGGCCTCAGCAGGTAGTGGCATACTGAAGGCCATTTTTGAGCCCCGCATCCTCCAGGGGCCCCTGCTGGGAGCACCCACAGACCCACCTCTCAAAGCCACCAGCTTGGCCAGCTCAAAGGACTCAGCAGACCCTCCTAGGtgactgcccctccccactccaggcTGGATTCTGATTCTGGGCCtgcagctggggcaggggaggggtgaaCGTAGGGGGTGTAGGAAGGGCTGGCCCTGGCTCCTCTGGCTGactcctgggccctgggggtcTTTCTCTGCATCTAGGGCCTTTAgtacccccaccccagggcccacgTTAGATGCCTGGACAAGGGGGGCCTCTCTCCTCTGCTATCCATGACTTACCTTGGCCCCTGGCATCAGCAGGACCCTCTGTGGGGGTCCTGGGCATTCTGAGGGACCGGACTGGGCCGCTCTGACCATGGAGAAAAGCAAGGAGGGAGAGGGTCCAGGCTCAGACTGTGCTCTCCACCCACATGCGACCCTTGGGTGGGGTGGTCCCTTTGCAGCTCCTGGGAGAGCAGCTCATGTGCAGTTTAGGGCTGATCAGATGTGGGGAGGGCTCCACCTACTTagcccaggggctcaggggcagAAGTGGCCCTGGCTTCCAGCTACCCTCCATGGATCTGTGCGTAAGGAGTTATGCAGCACACGGAGGGGACGGAGGGTGCATGGGGTGGTCTGAGGGACTTTGGCGGGGGTGGGGCCAGGACCCCAGAGCTATTGAGGGAGCAGGTACCTGTACTGGCAGCTGGGCCCTTTGAGTTGACAGAGTCGTTGACGCAGGCGAGCACGGTGCCAGTAGCTGGCACCAAGCAGTACCAGGACTACCACCAACAGGAGGCTGAGGGGCAGCCCTGTGGTCAGGGAGCTGGTTGCTGTGGGGTGAGGGCAGGTTTGAAGGTGGGCAGGGCTAGGAATCCTACaccagggaagggggagagggtggACATGGAGGTGAAGTGGTCAGAGGATGGGAGGGGGTGAGGAAGAGGTCAGGAAGGGGGGACGGTAAAGGCTAAGCCGTGTTGCCCTCCCGGCTGCCCCTGTCCCCCAGCTACCTCTGACATGGCTGGTGCAGTCAGGGGGCGCCCAGCCCTCCTCACAGTGGCAATGTCCTTTGCTGTCACAGACCTAGGGGGGTGACAGGTTGAGCGATGAGGGGCTCTGCACTCTGGGGTCGCATTTCCCTGTCCCCAGCTTTTCAGGATCTCCTATGTCTACAATTAGAAGGTGTGCTGGGGATgatggggtgggcagagggagcctgTGTCCATGCCAGAGGAAATAAAATCCACCTAACTGGGTTAGCGCCTTCTCCAAGCCAGGTCCTATGCCAGGCGCTCTCATGCTCATCTCAGGGATCCTGGGAAGTGGGTACTGTTATCCGCCCATTGGATGGCTAAGAAAAGCTCAGAGGGGACCTGAGGTTAATTATCTGGCCCAGGTTACACAGCCAGGAAGGAGTAGAACGAGGATTGGAACATAGGTATGTGTGTGTCCAAAGTCCACCATCACTGGCCTCgttgggggctccctgctcccctcctgtcTCCCCCATGCCAGCTCACCCCGTGCCCGTGACATTTGCTTCGACATTCCTGGGCACGCAGGACGTCCACAGGCTGGCACTGATGGTCAATGCATACCTGCCCCAGGGAGAAGAAAGATCACATTTTCACAAAGCTTTCCTAGCACCATGAGGCCAGGACGGCTGAAGCCACAAGCTGGAGAAGCCGAGGCTCACAGGATGACAGAACTTGCTATCTGAAGTATGAGTCTGAACCCGCCCCCCTTGCTCCCCAGAGTCTGAGCCTTTTACACTGGTGGCCAGTGAGGCCACGGCACTGCTTTCTGTGCCCCAGAGGGCCCTCCCCTCTTGGCTCTGCCCACTCAGATTGCTTACCAGGTCAGGACCACAGGCTGTGCCGGGCAGCgccaggaggggctgggccaCATCGTCACCCAGGTCCAGGTGGACCCAGCTGCAGTTCAGCCTTGGCTGGGTCCCGTTGGCTTCTAGCACCTCCCAGTGCAGATCCCGGGCTGAGCCCAGCAGAGGCTGGGCCTGACCCCCCTGGCACTGGAGCTGTCCACACATGGCATCTCTGAAGGAAGGGATGAGGGACAGGGTCAGGTCAAGGCTCCCACACACCCAGAGGGGAACCCAAGCTCCACACTTACTTAGGGGCACAGGACATGTAGCTGCCGTTAGGGCTGCGCCCACAGCTCCCAAATGCATCCCCTCGAGTATTGGCAGCAATGAGGCAAAGTGGTGCAGTGGGCTGGGCTCCTGGTCCCCAGAGAGCCTGGCACTGCTGGGCGTAGGAAGCACAGCGCCCTTGTACACACACAGCCTGTCCCCCTGCACATGGCTCGCCGTCACCCAGGCTGACATCAGGAGGGCAATGGGAGCTGTCTCCTGGACAGAACTCGGGTAAGTCGCAGTCCCCTCGGGCAGGACGGCACTGCCAGCCAGCCGGG carries:
- the EFNA4 gene encoding ephrin-A4 isoform X1, with translation MRLLPLLRTVLWAALLSSPLRGGSGLRHAVYWNSSNPRLLGGDAVVELDLNDYLDIFCPHYEGPGPPGGPETFALYMVDRPGYEACQAQGPGAFKRWECALPFAPFGPVRFSEKIQRFTPFSLGFEFLPGETYYYISVPPPESSGTCLRLQVSVCCKESRSESAHPVGSPGESGRSGWQGGGALSPLCLLLLLLLPILRLLRVL
- the EFNA4 gene encoding ephrin-A4 isoform X2, with amino-acid sequence MPSKHLASAQGYVRPSAGHWSQRAGGSANLKMLLGGDAVVELDLNDYLDIFCPHYEGPGPPGGPETFALYMVDRPGYEACQAQGPGAFKRWECALPFAPFGPVRFSEKIQRFTPFSLGFEFLPGETYYYISVPPPESSGTCLRLQVSVCCKESRSESAHPVGSPGESGRSGWQGGGALSPLCLLLLLLLPILRLLRVL